Below is a window of Stygiolobus azoricus DNA.
GGAGGGACTGGGTATGCACCTTCAGACCAGACTGTAGAGACAATAAGACCTCTTTTTGATAGAGAGATCGAAGGTTTCTCTGACGTATTTAGAAATATCAGTTATGGTGACCCTAAGGTGAGGGCTGCAGCGTATTTAACTAAAGCTAGCGCAGGGATAATTGGAAAAAAAGTCATCTACTTATTGCCAGGGTCTCCGGATGCTGTTAGGTTAGCAACAAAAGAATTAATTTTGCCAGAAGTAGGGCATTTACTTTATTTGGTCAGAGGCTAAAATTTTATTTACCTCTTTAATAATAACTTCTTTATCCTTCTCATTTATTTCGGCAAATTTGTCCATAAAGAAGTAAAGGGCCAGTAACTCTTCTTTGGTTAATCGACTGAGCTGAGTTGAAATTATCTTGTCAGCAACTTTTTTGAAAAGCTCCTCAGCTATATCCTCGTACCACTTTGCGTCATCCATTAACAAATCACCGCCCTCTGCTCCTTGGTGGAGTTTTGATATTGTATTCTTTAACGCCTCTAAGTTTAGAGCGGGAAAGACTGTATCTAATGGAGTCTTTATATTAAGTTTCCTAGCAGTTATTGGACATAACGTATATTTTGCTGGTAACTTACTTTCGACAGTTTTACCAGATATTTCCTCTAAGAAAGCAAGACTGCATTTGTTTAATTCTTTCTTTTCTGTCTTTATTCCAAGCATACATGGGATATGAAGATCTTTTCCTTCTATATCTGTATCCGGTAATATCAATTCTTCAACGAAGATAATATCGATTATTTTAAACCTCTTTATAGGTTGTAAATAGTGGTATTCTTCTGGAGTTATAGTCAATATTTCGTTTACTCCCTCTAATTTCTTAGATATATTCTCCCAATCAACCTTATCCAGCAACAAGTCTAAGACGTTAATATCCAGTTTTATTAGACCAACTTTTTTCCCCTTAGAGTGAAGATAAAGCAAAGCCCTGATTGCTCTATCTTCAAAGCCCTTACTTATAGGAGTAAGTACTATTACTGAAGTAGCAGGTAGCTCCCTCACTTCTGGTAATGAAGAGTCTATTTTATTATACCTCGCATACTTCCTTAAGTCAGAAATTATATCAAGCTTAGAAGGGCATACATCTACACACTTTCCACACATATGGCAGTTTATTAAACCTTCCGCAAATCCTAATGGTTGTAGCACGTAAAACCCTAATGGAGTATAAAGTGGGGAGCTCATCATTTCCCCGTAAGGACATACATCAACACATCTGCCGCAAAGTACACACCCGTTTAAATTGTTCTGCGCATCTGAGTCAGAATAAGATGTTAATTGGATTGTGTCAATGAATTTTAATGGAGTATTGGAGTAAATGGCAAAATAGACTTTTGTTCCCCTGAACCGAAGTATTGTTCTTTCGCTTAATTTCAAGTTTTCCTTCATCTGAAAAATACCGTCAAGGTCAGTAGTACCGTAATATCTATACTTGTGTCTCGGAGATAAATCTTCATACATCGGATCTACTTTCTGTAAATCAGAGATATACTTTAGCAAAAGTTGCTCTCTAGTGGACGGATAAGCGACGATTAACTTAGCTACTCCCCCTTGAATGTTAATTGCGATATCTCTAAACGCCGGAAAACCGTAGGAAAACCAATTCTTTAATTTGTACAATATTGCGTCTATGTCATCTGTAGTATAACCTTTGTAAACTAATTGTCGTTGCTCTTTCTTAATGTATACAGCGTATATTATACCTCCATTATATTTCCCTGTGTATTTAATTCCGTTAAGATACCCTTCTACCTCTACACGATCTTTAATCAGTCCGAATTCATTAAATCCGAACCCCGCATCACCAAAGAATACACTACCACCTACTGAGAAATCAAGATTACCGAATAATTCAGGGCTATATTTAATTACATCCCTCCAAGGAGTACCAGCTAATACTTTTAGCCTATCACCTAAATCCTCAACACCCTTCAACTCAGTCATATCTAATATTTCATTACCCTCTATACCTCTAGAAAACTCGTATCTAGGGACACCCCTTAATTTAGATAAATCAGAATAAGAATCAACTCTTATAATCTTTGGTAAAGATGAACTTCTTCTTGTTAATGATAACTGTGAATATAGTAAAGGCTCATCCATCAACGTATATATGTCATGGATGTATAAATTTTTTCTTTTTAGAATTGAATATGTTAAATCATATTTATTCTGATATTAAGTATACAACGAGAACTTTAATTTACTAATAAAAATCTAGATGATGATTACAATTCTAGCTTAAAATCGTTAACGAACGTAACAACAATGAAAGATATTTTTAATACTTTGGAGCAAACATGTTGTTGAATGTTAATGTAAATAAAGTTTTTATTAACTTACCAATACCTATTCTAAAGGGTATATGGCTACAAGTACATATAAGGTTATTCACCCTGATGCTAGAGTTGCAGATTTGTTAGGTTTGCTTACTACTTTACATAATACCTTTAATGATAAAGTGGATATATACATACTTGAGAAAGAGTTAGAAGTAGATATGGACGAACTAATGCCGATCCTTTATGCAGCAAATACGATGGGCTTTATAAATTTAGCTGAAGGTGATGTAATAATTACAGATAAAGGGCTGGATTTTCTTAAGGCAAATCTCAAAAAGAGAAAAGAGTTGCTGAGAGATTCAATAGATAGGCTCGAGCCTTTTTCAACGGCTAAGGAACTTAAATCTTTCACCGTAAAAGAGTTGCTAGAAAAACTTGAGGAAAAAGGGATCACAATTTATAGCAGCCCTACGGGCTACAACGATTTAGAGATCATTTTAGTTGAGTGGGGTATATACTCAGGATTTCTAGCTAGAGAAGGAGATCGCTACATAGTTAAAGTATAAATTACATTACGATTTTTCGTAATCCAAGAAGGGTTTAAAGATTTTTTAACAAACACACTAAACATGGAAGAGCCGGTAATACACTATACTAACGAGGCAGACACTTTTAGGACTAGAGTTTTCGGAATCCAAGATGGACTTATAGGTGTTGGTTCAATTGCTATAGGCGCTGCAGGTTATTCTCAAGACCCGTTACTAGTCCTTATTACGGGGTTAATTGCATCTATAGGACAAGCTTTTTCCATGGGTATAGGAGAATACATCTCTACGAGAGTCAGGATGCAAGTCATAGAAAATGAAATCAAAAAAGAGAGATTTGAAATTGAACACTATCCTGAAAAAGAGAAGGAGGAATTGAAGCAATTTTATATCCAAAAAGGTCTGCCAGAAGATGAAGCTGAAGAAATCTCAACTAGACTAATGAAAAACAAGAACATAGTACTACACGAAATGTTAATCCATGAGCTTAAACTGTTCCCAGAAGAATACGAGAGTCCAGTGAAATTAGGACTATTAATGTCTCTATATTTGATAATAGGCTCAATAATCCCACTATTCCCTTTTATTCTGTCACTATTCTTCAAGATTCCCTTCATCTATGACGTAGTCAGTTCAGTAGTGTTAATAACAATAACCTTGGGCATTTTCGGTTCTATGTCTTCAAAATATACTGGACTAAGTAAACATAGGGGAGCTTTCGAGCAGATAACAACGGGTATGTTAGCTATGGCGGGAAGCTACGTGGGAGGATTAATACTAGCTCACTTCTTACCTCTCACGAATCTCCCGCTGTAAGAAGTTTTGCTAGATTTCTAGGTATTTTGGCCGGTCTATTATCTTTTTGGAAAAGCTCTTTTCTCCTAGCCTCCAAGATCATAGGCTCCATTGACAAGTACTCTGCAGCAGTGATTACCCTACATCCTACTGACTTAGCTACTTCCTTCACAGGTTTAAGTATGTTTTCGTAGTTAAGATCACGCAAAACATGGTGATCGATAATAGCATATTGAAGACCGTTTTTAACTATATTTTCTAGATTCTTTATCTCAATGTCTAATTCTTCTTGTGATAATGCTCTACCTAATAAATAGCTTAATGGTCCATCTATAATTAGAAAGTTAGGCTTAACCTCATTGATAAATCTCACATGTCCTTCCTTTGGTGCACCCTCAATGTCAGAGGTGAAGAGAACTGTTCCGTCCTTATCATTAATTGCAACCTGAACCACATAGCCAAGTCTTTCATCAGCACCATGAGGAACCGCAGGAGAAAACTTTATCATCGTAGAGCCCAACCTTACTTCTTTCCCATCCGCACTCTCAATTACTTTAGGTCTATCTTTAACAGATTTTAGAAATCTAGGAGCTCTTTTGAACTTTTGGCTAGGGTTTATGTTATTCTGAGGGTCTTTGATAAATAGTACTTTTTTGTCGTAAATATCAATAGGAATTACGTAACCTGGATCATGATGGTCATAATGATAATGTGTAACAATGATTATATCAACATCTTTAGAAACCTCAAAGATTTTTCTAGCTAGCTCGCTTAGTCTGTCAACTTCTAATTGATGAGGGGGTAAATTATACCTCCTCGGAGCTAGTGAAACAGCAGGATCTACCAGAATTCTTACGTCTTTAGTCTCTATAAGTGTAGCCTGAGATCTCACCCCTAAGCTTTCAAAGGCTAGCGGTTTAACTTCCATAACTTTACTCTTCTCTCAAGGGTTAAAATCTCATTGTGTTTATGTCCAATATTGTTTCCCTTAAAGATCTTTTCATCTCTTGTATATCTCTGTACGCCATTCTGAGCCCGTAGTTCGTACGTCTTTCCATTAACTTACCTATTCCGTAAATTGTAAATCCAGAGATGGTAGTTATGTGAAAAGGATCATCAAGCCCGAAGGCGATAAATTTCCCTACAGCTTGGACTGTTCCTCCCTTTACTTCATAATCTCCTAATATCTCTTTAAACGTGTTTTTCATACTTATGATCTTTGTGGGGAAACGATTTAAAGGAGAACGCATCGTATCAAGGTATTTTAACGTAATAAGACCCATGTGTATTACCTTACAAAAGAATTTTAAACAAGATAAGACAGTGTTTAATTAATGCTAGATGATATCATTGCCATATTCAGTATCTTAGTCTCAGGCTGGAGTGTTTATAATTCACTTTTAGCTATGTATGGTTTCACATGGTCTCCTACGAAACTCACGAACTATTCTGGCAAGACATTTTCTATAATTATACCCGCTAAAAACGAGGAAAAAGTCTTACCGCGACTTCTAGATAGATTGATAAACCAAGAGTATGACAAGTCCAAATACGAAATAATAGTAGTTGAGGACGGTTCTACTGACAAAACATATGAAGTATGTAAACAATACGAAGAAACTTACACTAGAGATTTCATAAAATGTCTTAAGTTAGATCAGCCTAAAGTACCTAACGGGAAAAGTAGAGCTTTGAATTATGCATTAAAAATAGCCAATAATGAAATTATAGGAATTTTTGATGCAGACACAGTTCCGAAATTAGATGTCTTAAACCAAGCATCTTCTTGGTTTGATAATAACGAGGTAGTTGCTGTACAAGGGAAACTAATACCGATTAACGTAACGGAAAATATTGTGACAAGGTTTGCGAGCATTGAAGAACTCTTCCACGAATACTCTATTGCCGGTAGGGCACGCTTGGGCCTATTTGTGCCTCTTGAAGGGACTTGTACTTTCATAAGGAAAGAAACGCTGGAGAAAATAGGAGGATGGAATGAGTTCACCTTAACCGAGGACCTCGACTTAAGTATATCCTTAATCTCTCAAGGTTTCCAAATAAAATATGACCCTATGATAATAGCTTGGCGAGAAGTACCATCCAGCCTCAGATGGTTGGTCAAACAAAGGTTAAGATGGTATAGGGGACATTTCGAAGTAACGATAAGATTACCCCAAGGCAAAAAACTAGACCCTAGAATAATAGACGGATTCTTACTTATAGGTACGCCTTTATTCATGGTATTGAATTTAGTTAATTATTCATTAGTGTTAATCTACTCCACATCTCTGTTTGTTATAGCTGCATCCTTCGTTTCAGCAGCCTCGTTTATCTCATTCATAGCAACGGTCACTATTTCAAGAAAACATCTTATTGAGTTCTATTACTCAATATTATCACTCATTTACATGAATTTCGTTGTTCTCTTAAATTTAACAGCACTGTTTATGGAAATCGTCAGAGCACCTAAGGTCTGGATAAAGACGGAGAGGAGTGGAAAAATAACATCGGAGGTCTAGAGATGATAATAGATGAGTTAGTTAATTCAAAAATCAATGACACATTATCACATAAGCGTGAGGATAAAGTATTATACGTCACAGATCTAGTTAGATGTGCTCTTAAGATAAAATATGAAGAAAAATATAAGGAACTTTTCATAGCAGAGTCTATTAAACCGTCTACAATTCTCGGGGATTTAGTCCACGAAGGGCTGGAGAAATTCCTAGCTGAGAAATTTAATGCAAAGTTGGAAGTAGAAAGTGAGAAGCAAGTTACAGTAGCTCAAGACGTGTACAAAATAAAAGGTAGAGCAGACGCGATCATTGAGGGAGAAAAGAGAATAGTTATAGAGATTAAAACAGCTAGAGCTGATAAAGGCTTACCGTTAGAACATCATAAACAGCAGTTGAGGCTATACTTGTGGCTTTTCGACGCTAATGAAGGGATTTTAGTCTACATTACTCCGGATAGAGTAACGGAATATACTATCCGTAATAAGGCTGAAGATGACGAAGTAATGAGACTTGTAGAGGAGACAATCAAGTTGCTGAAAACCCCACGATATAACTGGGAATGCGGTTATTGCATCTTTAACGTAATATGCCCAGAGTCTAGGAAAAACAAGTAAAAACGTCTGTTATTATTTTATATTTTGATTGCCAGAGTCTTTACATAATATGGAAACCAGAAAAAGACCTACCGTAATGACTATAGCTGGAAGCGATTCTGGTGGAGGGGCTGGATTACAAGCGGATCTAAAAACCTTCACTTCTTTAGGAGTTTTCGGAACTACAATTGTTACTGGACTGACAGCTCAAAACACTCAAGGAGTTTATAAAGTCTTAGAAGTACCTCTAGATTTCATAGAAGCACAGTTCGACGTAGTAATGAAAGATCTCTCACCTCAATTTGCCAAGACGGGCATGTTAGCCAACTCGGCTATAGTCAAACTAGTGGAGAAAAAAGTCTTGGAGTATTCAATAAAACTAGTTTTAGACCCAGTGATGGTAGCCAAGAGCGGAGATCAACTTGTGACTGAGGACACCGTTGAGGCTTTGAAAAGCCTTATGAAACATTCCCTCATTACGACACCTAACAAGTTTGAAGCTGAGAAGCTCACGTCCCAGAAGATAAATAGTATAGAAGATTTGATGAAAGCTGCGAAAACAATCTATGAGGAGCACGGCGTGAACGTTGTTGTCAAAGGAGGGTCTACTTTAGGGGGAGTTGATGTCGCAATAATTAACGGAAACGTAATAACTCTAAGAGGGGATGAGATAAATACTACTAACACACATGGAAGTGGAGACGTGTTCTCAGCCGCAATTACAGCCTATCTGGCAAAAGGAGAGACCTTAGAGAATGCCTTGAGGCTAGCTAAAAATTATGTTAATGAAAGCATAAAGTTCTCTCTATCCCTCGGAAAAGGGCACGGTCCCGTAGATCCCTTCGCCCCTGTAGAAAGGATAGTAGAGAGAGAACAAGCAAGAAGTACTATCGAGAAAATATTATGGAGGATTGAAAAGGAACCAGAGTTACTCACTACCTTGTTAGATGAGGAGGATAAGTCGAATCTTGCAGTAGCAACAAGTTATGGAGATGTTGCGAGCCTTGCTGGAGGGATAATTAGATACCTTGACAAGCTAAAACTTGACGGACCAATATTAGTCAATATAAACAATAAAGTTACTGAAGTAGCTAGAAAATATAACAAAAAGATAGTATTATCCTTAACGGTTACAGATCGTCTATTGAAAAAAGCTGAAGAAGGAAAAATAATACCTACTACCAGTGGTAAGATCGGGGATGTTATAATTGAAGGCGGAAGAGCTTATCTGACAGCTTATAATTGCGAGGAATTAATAGGCAAATTAAGGGATTTGGTAAAATGATAACTGTCGTTGGAAGTTATAACGTGGACTTCATCTTAAAGGTAGATAAATTCCCTGAAGAAGGAGAGACTGTCTTCGCAAAAGATATTTATATAAGCCACGGCGGTAAGGGATCTAACCAAGCTGTCTCAGCATCAAGATTAGGAGCTAAAGTTAGATTAATTGCGGCTGTAGGTAACGATGAGTACGGTAGAAGGGCAATAAGCTTTTGGGAAGACGAGAAGATAGACGTGGGATATGTTAAAA
It encodes the following:
- a CDS encoding MogA/MoaB family molybdenum cofactor biosynthesis protein; translation: MTHAHEKHREHAPKQINFYIITVSTSRYEKLSKKEPVVDESGDIIKQLVIEAGYTVVGYSLVPDDKVKILRAFAEALDDPRVDVIISTGGTGYAPSDQTVETIRPLFDREIEGFSDVFRNISYGDPKVRAAAYLTKASAGIIGKKVIYLLPGSPDAVRLATKELILPEVGHLLYLVRG
- a CDS encoding 4Fe-4S dicluster domain-containing protein, whose product is MDEPLLYSQLSLTRRSSSLPKIIRVDSYSDLSKLRGVPRYEFSRGIEGNEILDMTELKGVEDLGDRLKVLAGTPWRDVIKYSPELFGNLDFSVGGSVFFGDAGFGFNEFGLIKDRVEVEGYLNGIKYTGKYNGGIIYAVYIKKEQRQLVYKGYTTDDIDAILYKLKNWFSYGFPAFRDIAINIQGGVAKLIVAYPSTREQLLLKYISDLQKVDPMYEDLSPRHKYRYYGTTDLDGIFQMKENLKLSERTILRFRGTKVYFAIYSNTPLKFIDTIQLTSYSDSDAQNNLNGCVLCGRCVDVCPYGEMMSSPLYTPLGFYVLQPLGFAEGLINCHMCGKCVDVCPSKLDIISDLRKYARYNKIDSSLPEVRELPATSVIVLTPISKGFEDRAIRALLYLHSKGKKVGLIKLDINVLDLLLDKVDWENISKKLEGVNEILTITPEEYHYLQPIKRFKIIDIIFVEELILPDTDIEGKDLHIPCMLGIKTEKKELNKCSLAFLEEISGKTVESKLPAKYTLCPITARKLNIKTPLDTVFPALNLEALKNTISKLHQGAEGGDLLMDDAKWYEDIAEELFKKVADKIISTQLSRLTKEELLALYFFMDKFAEINEKDKEVIIKEVNKILASDQIK
- a CDS encoding AAA-associated domain-containing protein is translated as MATSTYKVIHPDARVADLLGLLTTLHNTFNDKVDIYILEKELEVDMDELMPILYAANTMGFINLAEGDVIITDKGLDFLKANLKKRKELLRDSIDRLEPFSTAKELKSFTVKELLEKLEEKGITIYSSPTGYNDLEIILVEWGIYSGFLAREGDRYIVKV
- a CDS encoding VIT1/CCC1 transporter family protein; this encodes MEEPVIHYTNEADTFRTRVFGIQDGLIGVGSIAIGAAGYSQDPLLVLITGLIASIGQAFSMGIGEYISTRVRMQVIENEIKKERFEIEHYPEKEKEELKQFYIQKGLPEDEAEEISTRLMKNKNIVLHEMLIHELKLFPEEYESPVKLGLLMSLYLIIGSIIPLFPFILSLFFKIPFIYDVVSSVVLITITLGIFGSMSSKYTGLSKHRGAFEQITTGMLAMAGSYVGGLILAHFLPLTNLPL
- a CDS encoding MBL fold metallo-hydrolase, with product MEVKPLAFESLGVRSQATLIETKDVRILVDPAVSLAPRRYNLPPHQLEVDRLSELARKIFEVSKDVDIIIVTHYHYDHHDPGYVIPIDIYDKKVLFIKDPQNNINPSQKFKRAPRFLKSVKDRPKVIESADGKEVRLGSTMIKFSPAVPHGADERLGYVVQVAINDKDGTVLFTSDIEGAPKEGHVRFINEVKPNFLIIDGPLSYLLGRALSQEELDIEIKNLENIVKNGLQYAIIDHHVLRDLNYENILKPVKEVAKSVGCRVITAAEYLSMEPMILEARRKELFQKDNRPAKIPRNLAKLLTAGDS
- a CDS encoding glycosyltransferase — protein: MLDDIIAIFSILVSGWSVYNSLLAMYGFTWSPTKLTNYSGKTFSIIIPAKNEEKVLPRLLDRLINQEYDKSKYEIIVVEDGSTDKTYEVCKQYEETYTRDFIKCLKLDQPKVPNGKSRALNYALKIANNEIIGIFDADTVPKLDVLNQASSWFDNNEVVAVQGKLIPINVTENIVTRFASIEELFHEYSIAGRARLGLFVPLEGTCTFIRKETLEKIGGWNEFTLTEDLDLSISLISQGFQIKYDPMIIAWREVPSSLRWLVKQRLRWYRGHFEVTIRLPQGKKLDPRIIDGFLLIGTPLFMVLNLVNYSLVLIYSTSLFVIAASFVSAASFISFIATVTISRKHLIEFYYSILSLIYMNFVVLLNLTALFMEIVRAPKVWIKTERSGKITSEV
- the cas4 gene encoding CRISPR-associated protein Cas4; the protein is MIIDELVNSKINDTLSHKREDKVLYVTDLVRCALKIKYEEKYKELFIAESIKPSTILGDLVHEGLEKFLAEKFNAKLEVESEKQVTVAQDVYKIKGRADAIIEGEKRIVIEIKTARADKGLPLEHHKQQLRLYLWLFDANEGILVYITPDRVTEYTIRNKAEDDEVMRLVEETIKLLKTPRYNWECGYCIFNVICPESRKNK
- the thiD gene encoding bifunctional hydroxymethylpyrimidine kinase/phosphomethylpyrimidine kinase; this encodes METRKRPTVMTIAGSDSGGGAGLQADLKTFTSLGVFGTTIVTGLTAQNTQGVYKVLEVPLDFIEAQFDVVMKDLSPQFAKTGMLANSAIVKLVEKKVLEYSIKLVLDPVMVAKSGDQLVTEDTVEALKSLMKHSLITTPNKFEAEKLTSQKINSIEDLMKAAKTIYEEHGVNVVVKGGSTLGGVDVAIINGNVITLRGDEINTTNTHGSGDVFSAAITAYLAKGETLENALRLAKNYVNESIKFSLSLGKGHGPVDPFAPVERIVEREQARSTIEKILWRIEKEPELLTTLLDEEDKSNLAVATSYGDVASLAGGIIRYLDKLKLDGPILVNINNKVTEVARKYNKKIVLSLTVTDRLLKKAEEGKIIPTTSGKIGDVIIEGGRAYLTAYNCEELIGKLRDLVK